The following is a genomic window from Flavobacteriales bacterium.
GTCCTCCTCGTCCTGCCGTCCATGCCCGCCTTTCCCCAGGCCATGGGCAACCTCATGTACGAGAGCAACAGCCGCATCTTCTTCCAACAGGCCGAGCAGCCCGTGAAGGCCACCGTGCAGGGCAACATGCTCGTGCTGGAGGTGAACGCCATGATGAACGCCACGGCCGACAGCTACCTCGCCATCTTCCATGTGACGCAGTTGGGCCAGACCGCCGAGGAGGCCGACAGCCTGATGAACGCCCGCGTGAACGGGGTGATGCGCCGGGTGAAGCAGGTGGGCGTGAAGGAGAGCGACGTGTTCACCGACATGCTCTCGTTCGTGCCCGTGTACGAGCTGGAGACCACGCGCAAGCTGTTCAGCAGGACCTACCAGGAGGTGCCCGCCGGCTTCGAGATCCAGAAGAACATCCACATCCGCTTCACCGATGCACGGGTGCTCGACAAGCTGGTGACCGCGGCCGCCAAGGAGGAGATCTACGACCTGGTGAAGGTGGACTTCTTCGTGGAGAAGCAGAGCGCCTGCTACGAC
Proteins encoded in this region:
- a CDS encoding SIMPL domain-containing protein, with translation MSPARLLSVLLVLPSMPAFPQAMGNLMYESNSRIFFQQAEQPVKATVQGNMLVLEVNAMMNATADSYLAIFHVTQLGQTAEEADSLMNARVNGVMRRVKQVGVKESDVFTDMLSFVPVYELETTRKLFSRTYQEVPAGFEIQKNIHIRFTDARVLDKLVTAAAKEEIYDLVKVDFFVEKQSACYDTLRMFATKLLQQKLDNFDKLGLKIKESHRTGAEKNGAYFPLDRYTTYQTRTQSSLNSRRKGQLVNDIRRPQTLFYNKVPYGNFDIVLHAEITEPPVQYTYNLTLSCQLPEAFADKDKQKEVKEIIKHVWINDKGDAKVIALP